In one window of Acanthochromis polyacanthus isolate Apoly-LR-REF ecotype Palm Island chromosome 8, KAUST_Apoly_ChrSc, whole genome shotgun sequence DNA:
- the LOC110963039 gene encoding anoctamin-1 isoform X1: MPFTTAMSESSSFHSAKLVSLAHSLSELGLDGANGGPVNPPDNDEPPPPESGIELGPGLFFADGKRKVDYVLCYKYKKRRASRPRLSITSNGSLPLPIPILIPSRLDSEAESGEAGPPAGDMEESKLSEEEKALMREEFESGLLEAGLQLERDKERSNCLSFIRLHIPWPILSREAELQKIKVAVKKKCELRKRTGTAGTWDSFVTKVNTPFQPDVPDFDIHKDSQTNLHFKTLKHPFIRDKLHLYDINSTETVFDNATRSRIVAEIISRTTCRHSCQTTGINSLLARGVYISAYPLHDGSFTRRGRRDQRNDRQLLHEEWANYGVMHKYQPVDLIRKYFGEQIGLYFAWLGVYTQLLIPPSVLGIIVFLYGIFTVDANVPSQETCDDNLNITMCPLCDGVCDYWHLSTVCSLTRASYLFDNGATVFFAIFMSLWAAWFLEHWKRRQMCLKYSWDLTSLEDEEERVKEEMRPEYEEALQEKKAKVKAMLKKKMAQAGNGVDGETDQMLASQQEPESLDIEDHLSGYLINMSTLLLLIFVTFSAVFGVAMYRICMLSVWSVNPDPEAKGSVRITVTTTGIVLNMLVVLVLEEVYGAVAVWLTELELPKTTEEFEERLIFKSFFLKSMNAFAPIFYVAFFKGRFAGRPGDYVYLFGNYRMEECAPPGCLIELCIQLSMIMLGKQLIQNNVFEILIPKLKKMYRTIQEQKGQKRAEDDEENETEERRQKQQYDKDFILEPFEGLSPEYMEMVIQYGFVTLFVASFPLAPAFALLNNVIEIRLDASKFVTEIRRPDAVRCKDIGIWYNILCGISKFSVITNAFVISFTSEFVPRMVYQYMYSANGTMSGYTEHSLSYFNVSNFPPGSAPTSTLITGVSMCRYKDYRDPPWDTDAYTFSKQYWSILAAKLAFVIFFQNLAMFLSMLVAWMIPDVPRSLREQLQKENMMLMEFLLNQDQEPCAKSHTPRHSLYPTSIEIVVEAPPEDKEEEQVKEEDEDGVEINIGESRRSSDSDPEIGKSFEEVEENEQEEREGEGEDEGGEAARTEMETGAEVKEEDGKGGDEKEGGEEKDEGEQKKEEHEEEAKAVENENFTVDLDSFMNELGLLDEEPSSSASRDEELPRSGSEQENQTDKEPVSLPSSKRGSSQSLKGSRAEITASDSTRIFSLIAPPPKEQGSRAKSRCSTLPSRHRGAEACYSLPRPSHSTSLTKFQQPATLTTPVPLGSSSNPFSPAHSPAFSPSASSSQPTLAQQPEASAELFVLKGPPPQQPRSRGKARCSTLPPRQRAPGPEDHSTKPSHSTSFTKLGDRIPPSPSELKRNTPV; this comes from the exons ATGCCCTTCACCACAGCAATGAGTGAGTCATCGTCCTTTCACTCAGCGAAGCTAGTTTCATTGGCCCACTCATTGTCTGAGCTTGGACTCGATGGAGCCAATGGAGGCCCTGTCAACCCCCCTGACAACGACGAACCTCCACCTCCG gAGTCTGGCATCGAGCTAGGCCCCGGGCTGTTTTTTGCTGATGGAAAGAGAAAAGTGGACTACGTACTTTgctacaaatacaaaaaaaggcGGGCATCCAGGCCGCGTCTCTCCATTACATCCAATGGAAGCTTACCCTTACCGATACCGATACTGATACCAAGTCGACTGGATTCAGAAGCAGAGTCAGGCGAGGCAGGTCCACCTGCAGGAGATATGGAGGAGTCAAAGCTGAGTGAGGAGGAAAAAGCTTTAATGAGGGAGGAGTTTGAATCAGGACTGCTGGAGGCCGGTCTACAGCTTGAGCGTGACAAAGAG aGGTCAAATTGCCTAAGCTTTATTCGGCTGCACATCCCATGGCCAATTCTCAGCCGAGAGGCAGAGCTGCAGAAGATCAAAGTTGCCGTGAAAAAG AAATGTGAATTGAGGAAACGGACAGGCACAGCAGGGACGTGGGATTCCTTTGTGACCAAAGTCAACACACCGTTTCAACCAGACGTCCCTGACTTTGACATCCACAAAGACTCACAGACAAACCTCCATTTCAAAACCCTCAAACACCCTTTTATCAGAGACAAACTCCACCT GTATGACATCAATTCAACAGAAACCGTATTTGACAATGCGACACGAAGCAGAATA GTTGCTGAGATAATTTCGCGTACTACTTGCAGACACTCTTGCCAGACCACTG GCATCAACTCATTGCTGGCTCGGGGCGTCTACATCTCTGCCTATCCTCTGCATGAT ggTTCATTCacaaggagaggaaggagagatcAGCGAAATGACAGACAG CTTCTCCATGAAGAGTGGGCCAACTATGGAGTCATGCATAAATACCAGCCTGTGGACCTGATCAG AAAGTACTTTGGAGAGCAGATTGGGTTGTATTTTGCCTGGCTGGGTGTTTACACTCAGCTCCTCATCCCTCCCTCTGTACTGGGCATCATTGTCTTCCTGTACGGCATATTTACTGTGGATGCCAATGTGCCAAG TCAGGAGACATGTGATGACAACCTGAACATTACCATGTGTCCGCTCTGTGATGGTGTTTGTGACTACTGGCATCTGAGTACAGTGTGTTCACTGACCCGAGCTTCATACCTGTTCGACAATGGAGCCACTGTCTTCTTTGCTATTTTCATGTCTCTGTGGG CTGCTTGGTTCCTTGAACACTGGAAACGACGACAGATGTGTCTGAAATACTCCTGGGACCTGACGAGCTTGGAAGATGAGGAg GAGCGAGTCAAG GAGGAGATGAGGCCTGAATACGAAGAAGCTCTACAGGAGAAGAAAGCTAAGGTTAAAGCAATGTTAAAAAAGAAG ATGGCCCAAGCTGGCAATGGTGTCGATGGAGAAACGGACCAGATGCTGGCCTCCCAG caagAACCAGAGTCATTGGACATTGAGGATCACCTGTCAGGTTATCTCATCAACATGTCCACGTTACTACTACTG ATCTTCGTGACCTTCTCAGCAGTGTTTGGGGTTGCCATGTACCGTATCTGCATGTTAAGCGTGTGGTCCGTAAATCCCGATCCGGAAGCCAAGGGCAGTGTGAGGATAACAGTCACCACCACAGGAATCGTCCTCAACATGCTGGTCGTTCTGGTGCTGGAGGAGGTCTACGGAGCGGTCGCTGTGTGGCTGACTGAGCTTG AACTTCCAAAGACAACGGAAGAATTTGAAGAGAGGCTCATCTTTAAGTCTTTCTTTCTCAAATCCATGAACGCCTTTGCACCAATTTTCTATGTGGCCTTTTTCAAGGGCAG GTTTGCTGGGCGACCTGGTGATTATGTTTACTTATTTGGAAACTATCGCATGGAGGAG TGTGCTCCTCCAGGCTGTCTCATTGAGCTGTGCATCCAGCTCAGCATGATCATGCTCGGAAAGCAGCTCATTCAAAACAATGTGTTTGAGATTCTCATACC CAAACTGAAAAAGATGTACAGAACAATACAGGaacaaaaaggacagaaaagagCAGAAGACGATGAGGAGAAtgaaacagaagagaggagacaAAAGCAACAATATGACAAAGATTTCATCCTTGAACCTTTTGAAGGTCTCAGTCCAGAATACATGGAAATGG TAATCCAGTACGGGTTCGTGACTCTATTCGTGGCCTCCTTCCCGTTGGCGCCAGCATTTGCTCTGCTCAACAATGTCATTGAGATTCGTCTCGACGCTTCCAAATTTGTCACGGAGATCCGGCGGCCCGACGCTGTGAGGTGTAAAGACATAG GGATTTGGTACAACATTCTCTGTGGAATCAGCAAGTTCTCTGTCATTACCAAT GCCTTTGTGATTTCCTTCACGTCCGAATTTGTCCCCCGAATGGTTTACCAGTACATGTACAGTGCAAACGGCACCATGAGTGGCTACACCGAGCACTCACTGTCTTACTTCAACGTCAGCAATTTTCCACCTGGCTCGGCGCCCACCAGCACCCTGATCACTGGCGTCTCCATGTGCAG GTATAAGGACTACAGAGACCCACCTTGGGACACTGATGCCTATACCTTCTCCAAACAGTACTGGTCTATCCTGGCTGCAAAACTGGCCTTCGTCATATTCTTTCAG AACCTTGCCATGTTCCTCAGCATGCTGGTTGCCTGGATGATCCCAGACGTACCACGCTCCCTGCGGGAACAGCTACAGAAAGAGAACATGATGTTGATGGAGTTTCTGCTGAATCAAGACCAAGAACCATGTGCCAAATCTCACACCCCAAGACACTCACTTTACCCCACCAGCATAGAGATTGTGGTGGAGGCGCCGCCAGAAGACAAAGAGGAGGAACAAGTCAAGGAGGAGGACGAAGATGGGGTTGAGATCAATATAGGCGAGTCCAGAAGGAGCAGCGACAGCGATCCAGAGATTGGGAAGTCTTTCGAAGAAGttgaagaaaatgaacaagaagaGCGAGAAGGTGAAGGAGAAGATGAGGGTGGAGAAGCTGCACGGACAGAAATGGAAACAGGGGCAGAAGTAAAGGAAGAAGATGGAAAGGGAGGTGatgagaaggagggaggagaggaaaaagatgaaggagaacagaaaaaagaagaacatgAGGAAGAAGCAAAGGCAGTTGAGAACGAGAATTTTACTGTAGATCTGGATTCCTTCATGAATGAGTTGGGCCTGTTAG ATGAAGAACCCTCGTCGAGCGCATCCAGAGACGAGGAGCTTCCTCGCTCAGGCTCTGAGCAAGAAAACCAGACCGACAAGGAGCCTGTCTCTCTTCCATCATCTAAAAGAGGCTCATCCCAGAGTCTGAAGGGCTCCAGAGCAGAAATTACAGCATCAGACTCAACTAGAATCTTCTCACTAATTGCCCCTCCCCCCAAGGAGCAAGGTTCAAGGGCAAAGTCCCGCTGCTCCACCCTGCCTTCCCGCCACAGAGGTGCTGAGGCTTGTTACAGCCTGCCACGGCCCAGCCACTCCACCAGCCTCACAAAGTTCCAGCAGCCGGCCACACTCACAACCCCGGTTCCCCTGGGCTCTTCATCCAACCCATTCTCCCCCGCACACAGCCCAGCATTTTCaccatcagcatcatcatcacagCCCACACTGGCCCAACAACCCGAAGCATCAGCTGAACTATTTGTGCTGAAAGGCCCTCCGCCTCAGCAGCCACGCTCCAGGGGCAAGGCCCGGTGCTCCACCCTGCCTCCGCGACAGCGTGCTCCGGGTCCAGAGGACCACTCCACAAAGCCAAGTCATTCTACCAGCTTTACAAAGCTCGGAGACCGCATTCCCCCTTCTCCCAGTGAACTAAAGCGCAACACACCCGTATGA
- the LOC110963039 gene encoding anoctamin-1 isoform X2, with translation MEESKLSEEEKALMREEFESGLLEAGLQLERDKERSNCLSFIRLHIPWPILSREAELQKIKVAVKKKCELRKRTGTAGTWDSFVTKVNTPFQPDVPDFDIHKDSQTNLHFKTLKHPFIRDKLHLYDINSTETVFDNATRSRIVAEIISRTTCRHSCQTTGINSLLARGVYISAYPLHDGSFTRRGRRDQRNDRQLLHEEWANYGVMHKYQPVDLIRKYFGEQIGLYFAWLGVYTQLLIPPSVLGIIVFLYGIFTVDANVPSQETCDDNLNITMCPLCDGVCDYWHLSTVCSLTRASYLFDNGATVFFAIFMSLWAAWFLEHWKRRQMCLKYSWDLTSLEDEEEEMRPEYEEALQEKKAKVKAMLKKKMAQAGNGVDGETDQMLASQQEPESLDIEDHLSGYLINMSTLLLLIFVTFSAVFGVAMYRICMLSVWSVNPDPEAKGSVRITVTTTGIVLNMLVVLVLEEVYGAVAVWLTELELPKTTEEFEERLIFKSFFLKSMNAFAPIFYVAFFKGRFAGRPGDYVYLFGNYRMEECAPPGCLIELCIQLSMIMLGKQLIQNNVFEILIPKLKKMYRTIQEQKGQKRAEDDEENETEERRQKQQYDKDFILEPFEGLSPEYMEMVIQYGFVTLFVASFPLAPAFALLNNVIEIRLDASKFVTEIRRPDAVRCKDIGIWYNILCGISKFSVITNAFVISFTSEFVPRMVYQYMYSANGTMSGYTEHSLSYFNVSNFPPGSAPTSTLITGVSMCRYKDYRDPPWDTDAYTFSKQYWSILAAKLAFVIFFQNLAMFLSMLVAWMIPDVPRSLREQLQKENMMLMEFLLNQDQEPCAKSHTPRHSLYPTSIEIVVEAPPEDKEEEQVKEEDEDGVEINIGESRRSSDSDPEIGKSFEEVEENEQEEREGEGEDEGGEAARTEMETGAEVKEEDGKGGDEKEGGEEKDEGEQKKEEHEEEAKAVENENFTVDLDSFMNELGLLDEEPSSSASRDEELPRSGSEQENQTDKEPVSLPSSKRGSSQSLKGSRAEITASDSTRIFSLIAPPPKEQGSRAKSRCSTLPSRHRGAEACYSLPRPSHSTSLTKFQQPATLTTPVPLGSSSNPFSPAHSPAFSPSASSSQPTLAQQPEASAELFVLKGPPPQQPRSRGKARCSTLPPRQRAPGPEDHSTKPSHSTSFTKLGDRIPPSPSELKRNTPV, from the exons ATGGAGGAGTCAAAGCTGAGTGAGGAGGAAAAAGCTTTAATGAGGGAGGAGTTTGAATCAGGACTGCTGGAGGCCGGTCTACAGCTTGAGCGTGACAAAGAG aGGTCAAATTGCCTAAGCTTTATTCGGCTGCACATCCCATGGCCAATTCTCAGCCGAGAGGCAGAGCTGCAGAAGATCAAAGTTGCCGTGAAAAAG AAATGTGAATTGAGGAAACGGACAGGCACAGCAGGGACGTGGGATTCCTTTGTGACCAAAGTCAACACACCGTTTCAACCAGACGTCCCTGACTTTGACATCCACAAAGACTCACAGACAAACCTCCATTTCAAAACCCTCAAACACCCTTTTATCAGAGACAAACTCCACCT GTATGACATCAATTCAACAGAAACCGTATTTGACAATGCGACACGAAGCAGAATA GTTGCTGAGATAATTTCGCGTACTACTTGCAGACACTCTTGCCAGACCACTG GCATCAACTCATTGCTGGCTCGGGGCGTCTACATCTCTGCCTATCCTCTGCATGAT ggTTCATTCacaaggagaggaaggagagatcAGCGAAATGACAGACAG CTTCTCCATGAAGAGTGGGCCAACTATGGAGTCATGCATAAATACCAGCCTGTGGACCTGATCAG AAAGTACTTTGGAGAGCAGATTGGGTTGTATTTTGCCTGGCTGGGTGTTTACACTCAGCTCCTCATCCCTCCCTCTGTACTGGGCATCATTGTCTTCCTGTACGGCATATTTACTGTGGATGCCAATGTGCCAAG TCAGGAGACATGTGATGACAACCTGAACATTACCATGTGTCCGCTCTGTGATGGTGTTTGTGACTACTGGCATCTGAGTACAGTGTGTTCACTGACCCGAGCTTCATACCTGTTCGACAATGGAGCCACTGTCTTCTTTGCTATTTTCATGTCTCTGTGGG CTGCTTGGTTCCTTGAACACTGGAAACGACGACAGATGTGTCTGAAATACTCCTGGGACCTGACGAGCTTGGAAGATGAGGAg GAGGAGATGAGGCCTGAATACGAAGAAGCTCTACAGGAGAAGAAAGCTAAGGTTAAAGCAATGTTAAAAAAGAAG ATGGCCCAAGCTGGCAATGGTGTCGATGGAGAAACGGACCAGATGCTGGCCTCCCAG caagAACCAGAGTCATTGGACATTGAGGATCACCTGTCAGGTTATCTCATCAACATGTCCACGTTACTACTACTG ATCTTCGTGACCTTCTCAGCAGTGTTTGGGGTTGCCATGTACCGTATCTGCATGTTAAGCGTGTGGTCCGTAAATCCCGATCCGGAAGCCAAGGGCAGTGTGAGGATAACAGTCACCACCACAGGAATCGTCCTCAACATGCTGGTCGTTCTGGTGCTGGAGGAGGTCTACGGAGCGGTCGCTGTGTGGCTGACTGAGCTTG AACTTCCAAAGACAACGGAAGAATTTGAAGAGAGGCTCATCTTTAAGTCTTTCTTTCTCAAATCCATGAACGCCTTTGCACCAATTTTCTATGTGGCCTTTTTCAAGGGCAG GTTTGCTGGGCGACCTGGTGATTATGTTTACTTATTTGGAAACTATCGCATGGAGGAG TGTGCTCCTCCAGGCTGTCTCATTGAGCTGTGCATCCAGCTCAGCATGATCATGCTCGGAAAGCAGCTCATTCAAAACAATGTGTTTGAGATTCTCATACC CAAACTGAAAAAGATGTACAGAACAATACAGGaacaaaaaggacagaaaagagCAGAAGACGATGAGGAGAAtgaaacagaagagaggagacaAAAGCAACAATATGACAAAGATTTCATCCTTGAACCTTTTGAAGGTCTCAGTCCAGAATACATGGAAATGG TAATCCAGTACGGGTTCGTGACTCTATTCGTGGCCTCCTTCCCGTTGGCGCCAGCATTTGCTCTGCTCAACAATGTCATTGAGATTCGTCTCGACGCTTCCAAATTTGTCACGGAGATCCGGCGGCCCGACGCTGTGAGGTGTAAAGACATAG GGATTTGGTACAACATTCTCTGTGGAATCAGCAAGTTCTCTGTCATTACCAAT GCCTTTGTGATTTCCTTCACGTCCGAATTTGTCCCCCGAATGGTTTACCAGTACATGTACAGTGCAAACGGCACCATGAGTGGCTACACCGAGCACTCACTGTCTTACTTCAACGTCAGCAATTTTCCACCTGGCTCGGCGCCCACCAGCACCCTGATCACTGGCGTCTCCATGTGCAG GTATAAGGACTACAGAGACCCACCTTGGGACACTGATGCCTATACCTTCTCCAAACAGTACTGGTCTATCCTGGCTGCAAAACTGGCCTTCGTCATATTCTTTCAG AACCTTGCCATGTTCCTCAGCATGCTGGTTGCCTGGATGATCCCAGACGTACCACGCTCCCTGCGGGAACAGCTACAGAAAGAGAACATGATGTTGATGGAGTTTCTGCTGAATCAAGACCAAGAACCATGTGCCAAATCTCACACCCCAAGACACTCACTTTACCCCACCAGCATAGAGATTGTGGTGGAGGCGCCGCCAGAAGACAAAGAGGAGGAACAAGTCAAGGAGGAGGACGAAGATGGGGTTGAGATCAATATAGGCGAGTCCAGAAGGAGCAGCGACAGCGATCCAGAGATTGGGAAGTCTTTCGAAGAAGttgaagaaaatgaacaagaagaGCGAGAAGGTGAAGGAGAAGATGAGGGTGGAGAAGCTGCACGGACAGAAATGGAAACAGGGGCAGAAGTAAAGGAAGAAGATGGAAAGGGAGGTGatgagaaggagggaggagaggaaaaagatgaaggagaacagaaaaaagaagaacatgAGGAAGAAGCAAAGGCAGTTGAGAACGAGAATTTTACTGTAGATCTGGATTCCTTCATGAATGAGTTGGGCCTGTTAG ATGAAGAACCCTCGTCGAGCGCATCCAGAGACGAGGAGCTTCCTCGCTCAGGCTCTGAGCAAGAAAACCAGACCGACAAGGAGCCTGTCTCTCTTCCATCATCTAAAAGAGGCTCATCCCAGAGTCTGAAGGGCTCCAGAGCAGAAATTACAGCATCAGACTCAACTAGAATCTTCTCACTAATTGCCCCTCCCCCCAAGGAGCAAGGTTCAAGGGCAAAGTCCCGCTGCTCCACCCTGCCTTCCCGCCACAGAGGTGCTGAGGCTTGTTACAGCCTGCCACGGCCCAGCCACTCCACCAGCCTCACAAAGTTCCAGCAGCCGGCCACACTCACAACCCCGGTTCCCCTGGGCTCTTCATCCAACCCATTCTCCCCCGCACACAGCCCAGCATTTTCaccatcagcatcatcatcacagCCCACACTGGCCCAACAACCCGAAGCATCAGCTGAACTATTTGTGCTGAAAGGCCCTCCGCCTCAGCAGCCACGCTCCAGGGGCAAGGCCCGGTGCTCCACCCTGCCTCCGCGACAGCGTGCTCCGGGTCCAGAGGACCACTCCACAAAGCCAAGTCATTCTACCAGCTTTACAAAGCTCGGAGACCGCATTCCCCCTTCTCCCAGTGAACTAAAGCGCAACACACCCGTATGA
- the LOC110963040 gene encoding ceramide synthase 2-like isoform X1: MSIDLLQLMYSGAKTVWILLAFRTLLFNISVSASHFSVGTCQDNTACSTMLQTLGEWVWWERLWLPENVSWSDLEDTEGRVYAKASQLYDAVPCAFCLLLVRYLFERYVATPLANVWEIKDRVRLTAEQNPLLENYFCSKARAPSQAEVRSLCKKTGWPERRVEVWFRRRRNQDRPCLRKRFSEASWRCTFYFFAFFGGLLALYDKPWFYNLREVWAGFPVQSMLPSQYWYYILELGFYLSLLLRLTFDVKRKDFKEQVIHHFATLTLLSFSWISNYIRIGTLVMAVHDASDILLEGAKVFHYAKWHKTSDAMFVVFTVVFMVTRLVIFPFWLIHCTWVYPVELYPPFFGYYFFNVMLMVLQILHIYWAFLISRMFYKFIFSKLEGDDRSDEEEDDSDPPKERNHKSSHMNGSGVRGRANGH; this comes from the exons ATGTCCATAGATTTACTTCAATTGATGTATTCTGGTGCTAAAACAGTTTGGATTTTACTTGCGTTTCGCACGCTTCTTTTTAATATATCTGTCTCAGCTTCACACTTTTCTGTTGGAACTTGTCAAGACAACACTGCCTGCAG CACCATGTTGCAGACCCTTGGTGAGTGGGTGTGGTGGGAGCGTCTGTGGCTGCCAGAAAATGTGTCCTGGTCCGATCTAGAGGACACTGAAGGTCGAGTCTACGCTAAAGCCTCTCAACTTTACGACGCCGTGCCCTGCGCCTTCTGCCTGCTTCTAGTCAGATACCTGTTTGAAAG ATATGTCGCCACGCCATTGGCTAATGTTTGGGAAATTAAGGACAGGGTACGTCTCACGGCAGAACAAAACCCCCTCCTAGAAAACTACTTCTGCAGCAAAGCACGAGCACCTTCACAG GCTGAAGTGAGGTCTCTGTGTAAGAAGACCGGTTGGCCAGAAAGGAGAGTTGAAGTGTggttcaggaggaggaggaaccagGATCGTCCATGCCTTCGGAAGAGGTTCAGCGAGGCcag CTGGAGATGcacgttttatttttttgcatttttcggTGGACTCCTAGCTCTCTATGAT AAACCATGGTTTTATAATCTGAGGGAAGTATGGGCAGGTTTTCCTGTACAG TCCATGCTGCCATCCCAGTACTGGTATTACATCTTGGAACTGGGCTTCTACCTTTCTCTGCTCCTCCGTCTCACATTCGATGTGAAACGCAAA GACTTCAAAGAGCAGGTGATTCATCATTTCGCCACTCTGACTCTCCTCAGTTTCTCCTGGATTTCAAATTACATCCGTATTGGAACCCTTGTGATGGCAGTCCATGACGCTTCTGACATACTACTTGAG GGTGCAAAGGTATTCCACTACGCCAAGTGGCACAAGACTTCTGATGCCATGTTTGTGGTGTTTACAGTTGTCTTCATGGTCACGAGGCTTGTTATTTTTCCTTTCTG GCTGATCCATTGTACTTGGGTGTATCCAGTGGAGCTGTATCCTCCCTTCTTTGGCTACTATTTCTTCAACGTCATGCTGATGGTTCTACAGATACTCCACATCTACTGGGCCTTTCTCATATCACGAATGTTTTACAAGTTCATCTTCAGCAAG CTGGAGGGCGATGACAggagtgatgaagaggaggacgaCAGCGACCCGCCAAAGGAAAGAAACCACAAATCAAGTCACATGAATGGCTCTGGTGTCAGAGGTCGGGCCAATGGCCACTGA
- the LOC110963040 gene encoding ceramide synthase 2-like isoform X2, translated as MLQTLGEWVWWERLWLPENVSWSDLEDTEGRVYAKASQLYDAVPCAFCLLLVRYLFERYVATPLANVWEIKDRVRLTAEQNPLLENYFCSKARAPSQAEVRSLCKKTGWPERRVEVWFRRRRNQDRPCLRKRFSEASWRCTFYFFAFFGGLLALYDKPWFYNLREVWAGFPVQSMLPSQYWYYILELGFYLSLLLRLTFDVKRKDFKEQVIHHFATLTLLSFSWISNYIRIGTLVMAVHDASDILLEGAKVFHYAKWHKTSDAMFVVFTVVFMVTRLVIFPFWLIHCTWVYPVELYPPFFGYYFFNVMLMVLQILHIYWAFLISRMFYKFIFSKLEGDDRSDEEEDDSDPPKERNHKSSHMNGSGVRGRANGH; from the exons ATGTTGCAGACCCTTGGTGAGTGGGTGTGGTGGGAGCGTCTGTGGCTGCCAGAAAATGTGTCCTGGTCCGATCTAGAGGACACTGAAGGTCGAGTCTACGCTAAAGCCTCTCAACTTTACGACGCCGTGCCCTGCGCCTTCTGCCTGCTTCTAGTCAGATACCTGTTTGAAAG ATATGTCGCCACGCCATTGGCTAATGTTTGGGAAATTAAGGACAGGGTACGTCTCACGGCAGAACAAAACCCCCTCCTAGAAAACTACTTCTGCAGCAAAGCACGAGCACCTTCACAG GCTGAAGTGAGGTCTCTGTGTAAGAAGACCGGTTGGCCAGAAAGGAGAGTTGAAGTGTggttcaggaggaggaggaaccagGATCGTCCATGCCTTCGGAAGAGGTTCAGCGAGGCcag CTGGAGATGcacgttttatttttttgcatttttcggTGGACTCCTAGCTCTCTATGAT AAACCATGGTTTTATAATCTGAGGGAAGTATGGGCAGGTTTTCCTGTACAG TCCATGCTGCCATCCCAGTACTGGTATTACATCTTGGAACTGGGCTTCTACCTTTCTCTGCTCCTCCGTCTCACATTCGATGTGAAACGCAAA GACTTCAAAGAGCAGGTGATTCATCATTTCGCCACTCTGACTCTCCTCAGTTTCTCCTGGATTTCAAATTACATCCGTATTGGAACCCTTGTGATGGCAGTCCATGACGCTTCTGACATACTACTTGAG GGTGCAAAGGTATTCCACTACGCCAAGTGGCACAAGACTTCTGATGCCATGTTTGTGGTGTTTACAGTTGTCTTCATGGTCACGAGGCTTGTTATTTTTCCTTTCTG GCTGATCCATTGTACTTGGGTGTATCCAGTGGAGCTGTATCCTCCCTTCTTTGGCTACTATTTCTTCAACGTCATGCTGATGGTTCTACAGATACTCCACATCTACTGGGCCTTTCTCATATCACGAATGTTTTACAAGTTCATCTTCAGCAAG CTGGAGGGCGATGACAggagtgatgaagaggaggacgaCAGCGACCCGCCAAAGGAAAGAAACCACAAATCAAGTCACATGAATGGCTCTGGTGTCAGAGGTCGGGCCAATGGCCACTGA
- the cfap161 gene encoding cilia- and flagella-associated protein 161, translating into MSQLRSHRSKVRIGNWLEDQQLEEDAVKEYLEKKEKGELASQKVDFLTENILRPVNLSVSNDGLLHFGDVVMLVNMGGENRECSAVGINADINSVTKTPSPGIRVPCGVSAGRGIQACTRTAFIITSVDGSPEGATLLYEQSFALKTTSGFARGLYLTSDIKSFQKCAKKSRLQEVNLDDSCSFLSWWRTVHFDPQERLEHEGQPVHANKKVLITHCKTNQALAVLGDQVIWSMYGKEYEVTAHTFLDSHKAEQENNHWVLCTSDPAGDGLVLFNRPL; encoded by the exons ATGTCTCAACTGAGAAGTCATCGCTCTAAAGTGAGAATCGGAAACTGGCTTGAGGACCAGCAATTAGAAGAG GATGCAGTCAAAGAATATCtggagaaaaaagagaaaggtgAACTTGCTTCCCAGAAAGTAGACTTCCTCACAGAGAACATTTTGAGACCG gtgaatctgtctgtgtcaAATGATGGTCTGTTGCACTTTGGAGATGTTGTGATGTTGGTGAACATGGGAGGGGAAAACAGGGAGTGCAGTGCAGTCGGTATCAATGCAGACATCAACAGTGTGACAAAGACCCCTTCTCCTGGCATTCGAGTCCCTTGTGGAGTCAGCGCCGGACGAGGTATTCAGGCCTGCACACGCACTGCTTTCATCATTACAAG TGTGGATGGAAGTCCTGAAGGAGCCACTCTTCTTTATGAGCAAAGTTTTGCCCTGAAAACTACAAGTGGCTTTGCCAGGGGT CTTTACTTGACGAGCGACATAAAAAGTTTTCAAAAG TGTGCAAAGAAGTCTCGCCTCCAAGAAGTCAACTTAGATGACAGCTGCTCCTTTCTGTCCTGGTGGAGGACAGTGCACTTTGATCCCCAGGAAAGACTTGAACATGAGGGTCAGCCGGTTCAT GCTAATAAGAAGGTGCTGATAACACACTGCAAGACAAACCAGGCTCTGGCTGTTCTGGGTGATCAAGTCATTTG GTCCATGTATGGCAAAGAGTATGAGGTTACGGCTCACACCTTCCTGGACTCACACAAAGCCGAGCAGGAAAACAACCACTGGGTTCTGTGCACCTCTGACCCTGCAGGGGATGGACTTGTGCTATTCAACCGCCCACTGTAA